TTAGTCTTGCTCATGTAACCATGCAAGAGCTAAAAATTGGGTAACCATTTTGGGGGAATTCCTCACCATTTTTCACATACAATTTATACCGAGAGCAGATTagagaaaaatgtttttttcttgaaatcCAGGCCTTATCGACATTATCTAAAGTATTTTGTTCAAAACTTTCACACTCCAATTTGGACTTCTTATGGAAATGAGAAAATAAAATCAGTGACCTATAGGTGCTCGACATCAGAACCTAGCCTTCAATGGTCTTCATGCCTCCCACAAAGCCACACCTAACCTTGTACTCTTGTAGTAAGATGCGGTAACTATAAATTGTACAGAACTTTTCAGGTGGTTCTGATCTATGATAGGGGTTACTGCTAAGCCAGGTAATTAACAGATTTTTCTGGTTTTGCTGCTAGGTTAACCATAGAGTATATTCAAGTAGCCCAAAACTAGCAGGCACTAGTGGTACGTGTTATCTACTTTTTCTCTCCAACCAGAAGGCTCAAAAACAATTTAAATTACCTAGCATAAAATTCGTTGTTGTTTATGTCCCTGCATCATGAACTAAACTACCTAACATAAAATTCATTCTTGTATATGTTCCTGCAGTTGTACATTCTGATGACAAGTTTAGATGGGGTACACTAATAAGAAAGCACTTATTAAACTCTCAAGGCCCTATTTGCGAAGCAAGAATAATAGTGTTCTTACCATCGCAAAATCTTGCTTACAGATGCAACCTTGGCTTCAGGATCAACAACAATTCCTACATTTCTTAGGAAATCACGTGCAGCTTCCACCAGTTCTTTATCGATGTTTCCTGGCGAGTAACACCTAAGTGCAGGTCCAGATTTGGTCCCACATACCAAAGCAAAGTGAACAAGAGGTTCAGCATATGGAAGGGCCACCTGCAAATTacagacaaggaaaaaaggagaaTTTATCATCATTGGAAAATCAGCATTGGTGCAAACTCACGTCTGACATGTAAGTttgatgaattaattaattgggagtaataaaaaaatgattcaaaGAAATGCTGCTAAAGCCAGTACTCATGCATGTAACCAGTGAATGGGGATTGATCAATGGGATGTAACCCGTATTATATTGCAGATATGGTAAAGGCTGTTGCCACTTCGTATGGCTATTTTTGGCAAATAGGTACTGAAAACAACCATTACAGCATAGTAGTCGACTTCTATAAACAGACTTTtaccttttaaaaaatatcctaAATCTGACTtccagaaagaaaaagaaaaaaaacacctcGACTGGCGGTGGCGGGGGAATGACCACCCCTATGGCTTTTCATTAAGAATAGGAAGCCTCAACCAAATCGGCCGAGAAAGACTACGAACCCTGGCCCCTCACACACGGACTTGCCCCGTATGGGTCGGTCCTTAACCCGTACACGAGGGCCCGCCCTCCATAGGTCAATTCTAAACATGTGTTTTAAAGGGGCCAGTGACAACGAGTGACCTTTTTTAACCAAACCTAAAATTCGAtcccatggggagtcgaacctAGGACCTAGAGGTGCTACTTGAGCACCATGACCGCTAGGCTATGGCTCCCAAAAACACATACAGATAATAAATCAAATATACAACGGGCCTTCTATATTCCTTTCCTCTAACTAATAATTAGGCTCTAAATGCCCAAGGTCTTCACTTATATAATGTGGCCTGAAAATACTAGTAAAATTGTATGTTTCCGAAACAACAGATACAATACATGTTTATGAGAAAAGTGTTTTCTTTTTACTCAGAAAATCGGGGgataaatgataggaaaattaGCCATGATGGTACGTGtcattttagtgattttttgaCATCCACATAACGCATCAAGCATATACCCCTTCAGCTGCCTACCTAAGAAGAACTGCAGAATAGACCCTAGACAGGTAAAGCAATTTCCAAACATAATAGCTGATACACATTTTTTCCAAACATATATATCCTGGAGGCAATTGTAGAATTAAGTAGCATTGCTTGGTATAATGGAAATATATCAGACAAAAACTTTAAGAGGGCTACAGGTATTATCATGACATATGGGGGGAAACAAAGCAATCATATCAGAGAACTTTGTTTCCCCTTTTTTTGGCTGAGATCTGCTCTGTTCACCTTGGATCTTTGGTCTTTCTGTCCAAAAGGCTTGGCAAGGTTGTATGGTGGCCTTTGGTTACCACGCAGTATGCCATTTTGAATAGCTGACATTGAATAAGCACATCCACCAATGACATACTTaaaatctccaaagaactttcTCCTGTCCAATGGTCCAGCAGGATGACCACATGTCACTAATGCATGGATAGCCATCATATTGTAGAGATTTATGAAGAAAGCGAGCTTTTCTTCCCGTGATAACTCATGGGTTTCCACCCTCTGGAGCTCCTCAGTTGTTCTAACATACCTATGCAAGAAATATGTTAGTACAGCATACCCGTCAACCATCACAATAGGATAACCGCAACAACtgaaatatattatatttgtatATCACATAACATTATAAAAATAAACTGATATACATATTCAAGGCCAGCTCACATTATGAACCTAAACATCTGTATCAATTAAAATTAGCCAACTAGAGCAATACAACATTGTTCACAGTAATATCTGCTGGCAAGAAATACATTGATTATGCAGTATACTTTGACAATGAGCATATAGTTCTAAGTGCTAACCTTTTAAATTCTTCACAACCCTGGATGCTTCTGTAGTCAACATGTTTACCATCTTCAGATACATAAGCTTCAAACATGGTTTCAGACAACTTTCTTAACCTTGATGCCACTTCAACAATTGGTTTCGGTTCAACATCAATGATACCCTTAGGGATGTTGTAGCACTGGCTCATAATTATGGGATCATTATCCAGGAAGCGATACAAGTGATTTCCATCTTCAAATACATCTTCGCTGCAAAGTCAGAATGCCAGATGTAAATATTGCAAATTGATatgtatggaaaaaaaaataaaacgaaaagAATATTATATAAGATAATTTCCAAAACTTACTCTAAAACATGGCGATAGAAATATTTGCTTGCAAGCTTTCTTCCAAATTCCACCGCCTACATGGAAAATATATATCGGTGAGTTTTTGGAAAGTGATAACTAAATTTAATTTCCTCTGTATCCCTTCAAAGATAAACTATATTCTTATAGGAACAAAATAAAATGGATATTTTTCTTTCCAAAGAATGAAATCATTTCAAAGATACAGTTATGAGTACTTTTTTTCCACCAATAGCCAACTGAAAAAGGGACATAAGATTAATGTTGTTTCAGAGCTATATGGGGCTGAGTTCTGCATACAGCATTGCTAGAAGTTGTTTTATTAATAAGCAGCAGTTGATATCGTACCTCATCTCTCTCTAAATATTGATCTTCTGATAAGAAATCTACAGCTTCACTACCAAGAAAGCAGCTGCTAAATCTTCTCATTTTGTAAAATCTATCCTTCAGAGTGATTGACTCTCTCATTTTTCTGACAATGGTTGCCAACTCATCTATCTTCCCACTACCAGATTCATCATCTTCTCCAGGTAAGGGAGGCAACGGAGCAGCAGATGAGGGTTCATCTTTGAAAAGAGCATCAGTTCTGTCATCAAGAATGCCAGACTCCTCCATTTTCTTCAATTCAGTTAACCCTCCAATCAGCAAGTCATTGAAATACACTTTTGGTACTGTGGATGACCCAGTATTATTTTCTAGTTCCATCTTTCTACTGGGGAATATGTCGATGTTGATCTCAACATACTTGAGCATTTTCTGACGCATGAATGAGCGAACCATTTTGCAATCTTCACAACCCAGTTTTGTGTATATAATAATTCTTCCCTTCCCTGTTGGTTGCTCTATCAAATCTGGCACATTTTCATGCCCAGCTTCCCCAGTCATGAAGGTATCAAAATCTCGTCCGATTTTAATCAAGTTGAGTGGATTCCATGTAGTTCTCTCCTCAGATTTGGGCTGCACCTCTTTTGATTTAGGTTCAGCATCTGAGCCAATATTGCCACTACTGATGCTTTCTGATCCTTCATTCTTTTCATCTTCAACAGAAAATTCATTTTCGTCCTTTTTGCCAGAAAGGCGCCTTATAAATGTTGAAACTGCAATGGCACCCTTTTCCTTAACAAAATTCTTGATTGCAGTAGCTCTTTCATTGAGTACAGACCCATGGGCATCTGAATCAAGTTCCACAGATTGATTGGACGAACGCCTCAAATCTTCCATTTCAGCAACCTCAGTTCCATCAAAAACAGGTTCTTCAGATTTGTCTTCAGCAAGGATATCTTCCTCTGTCTGGCTTGAATCTGTAGGTTCCATTGGATCTGAGCTTCCTTCTTTATTCATCTTCTCATTGAATTCTTTTTGTGAATCATCTCTCACATGGATCTGTGCTTCTGAATCATTGCCTGAATTCTCATTTGAAGAATTTATTGCTTCTTTTGCATTCAGCATTTCTGTTCTCCTCAACAAATCCTCATCTTGATCCTTTTCTTCAGAATTGGTAGATCCTTCCGTGACAGCAACATTTTTCTCATCCTTGTCTCCATTCTCCATGATGCAGGATAAGCTTAACAGTCTACAAAAGAACGTTCAGTACTTCAGTGCACAGCCTGCATGGCCAACAAGACAtattagaaataactgaaagaAAACATCCAGGATAGTGGAAAGTGAAGTTTATTTTAGCAAGACAAATACACAGAATATAAATGGTAAGTAGAACAAAGACTAACAGACTCAAGATCATCTACcttatccatttttttaaaaaaaaaatagtgtgaTTAAGGCATGTTGGCAGTTATTCCCATGTGCCTTAAACAATCGAAAGAAATTATATGCATAATAAATTTGCAATTATGGTCTTCATTTTCCTTTTAGCACACAAGAATTTTCACAAAATCACAAGGCGCACACAGTTTAGACAAATAACTTAGATGGGTATGAAAATGAAATCTCAACAATTTTGGTTATTTAGTGACGAACAGATAATACATGCTAGATCATTTTTATGAATATACAACTACACATATTAGCCAATTTGATCCTTGTGATCGATACACAACCCAGATTATGCACAGCTCAAGTAACTCAGAGGCTTCATACTGTGCTAGTAATAATAAATTCGTGAGTATTCATTAAGGTACTCCCCAGCGATCTGTCAGCCATACGGAGTACACCCTTCCCacaattaaaaagaaataaagttgAGATGCTGCACCCTATAAAGACTCATCAACCACAGGAGCAATTAACACAAATCTGAAGACGCTCTGTCAGACTGTCAGATAAATAATGGGGGGCAGACACTGGTACAGCACGATTGCAAACGTATTCTAATTGCACACAGTACTTAACAAATGCATCCAATCTTCCGCCAGATTTCCATTAGATGGTGAATCGTTCGCACGGAGCAAGTACTACTTGCGCAACCTCTAGCCATGTGAGCTCAAGCAGGAACGCCATGGCTAACCAAGACATCCGGATCAAAGTGGCAAAACACACAAGGCACGCGGATTGGATGGCATATGTTAGTATCAAATTTCTCTACCTTAAACCATACCCTCTAGAGCAAATCACACACGAAACCGATATTCAAATCCCCGGCAAACTCGGGATTACtttaaaagagagagagagaaaaaaaactacaagCCCCCAAACAGTTCATCAGCACGTACGAGCATCAAATCACCCGAACCGCTTAAGACGAACTAATCAACACGGAATCGCGAGATCCCGCCCACCCACCGACGGgccgactcgcacgagacgagACGATAAACCCTACCATAAATCCCCCCATCTCCAGcgccccaccccccccccccccaaaaaaaaaaaaatccggtgGAACCCAACAAACAAACCATCCACGAGAACAACACACTGGCACAAACCCAGCGaaacccaaaaaaaacaaaataaaaaaataaaaaatggatcACTCGACCTGGAGCCGGGATCTCCGAGATCAGCACAAAaccagagagagagggggggaggccTAACCTAACCCAGGAGGGAGGAAGCGAGCGGGAGACGacgaaggcgaaggcgaagaCGACGCGGTGTTCGTCCCGGCTTCTAGAAGAAACTAGAAGAAGAGATGGGGgggttttgattttgatttttgatttggggggggaggcgacgacgagcggtggcggcggcggagtggagAGAGTGGAGACGGACCAAGACCAAGGGGGAAGTGAAACTGTGTAGGAAGCGGGAACAGCGGGCGAGAGAAACTGGCGAGACGTGGGGCCCACCCGGTTTCTGCTCACGTGGGTCTGTGGCGGTGGACCAGGCAGGTGTGTTTGACCGTCCCGGGGGCAGGGGCAGTGGATAAACTCATGACATCAGTTAgaccttttttttcataaaaaagaaaaaggttaaATGGCGTGCGAGCTTTGATTATTTTTGGAATAGTAAATTTTGCTCGGGTGTTAATTTCTATTTTTCTAACATATCTTTATTTTCAAACATAACATCACATGCGCACACGCGCACACTTATCCTTATAAATTACAAATACGCACATCCTACATTTATAAACACTTTTAATATATTGGACCAGCATAGCACACACGTTCTTCTAGTCACGCAACTCAACTAAAAAAGGGAAGGTTCTAATGTTGCCTTTCTTTTTACTACTACTTATGTAACAtctataaggaaaaaaaaacagattgtGCTCAAACTAGATAACTACAAAACTAAACAAAACCAAAATAACAATTAGTTTTGTCTACGCAGAAAGAAATTTTAGAAAATGTTATCGACAAGTGCCCCAATTCAAGAAATGGCATCGACAAACCAAACTTTATAGAAATGACATCTTACAAGCACATTTATCCCATAAATGATATCACCCTTAGGCTTTGTTTGGTAAATGGGATAGAAAAATTATATCCCACCCTCCAAAGGGTAATATTGTATCATAGCCATCCATTCTTCACACCTCATTTAATCCTAACTATTTATTAATTTCCATTTCCCAATCAGACCTCTCATAACCCATTTGCTAAACACATCCTTAGGTTTTCATTAGCATCCCTCCGTTAAAGTGCTAAAAAACCATTTTACCCCCTATGATTTGttgaaattttattaaaaattttgcTCTTTCTGCTAGCTTACACTATGATGTAGTTGGCTCTTTACACTAAATTATTGTAAGTTGATTGAAAAAGTAAAAGTTTTAATCATCTTTAACAATTTATAGGGGTAAAATGGTCTTTTTATAGCTCTTAAACGAAGGCACTTGTATGATGGCATTTTTCAAGAATTTATGTTCGTATTTTTTGAATTGGAGCGCTTGTCGTTGACGTTTCTTGAATTTTCTCATAGACACGGGACGAGTATTAAGGTGGCCGCATCCAAAGACTTCATCTAACTCTCCATTCACGAGACATGGCATTGTGGTGACCCATGCGAGTGGACGTTCAATGTTCCAATACGGTATAATGGCCCAAGCTAAAAACTACTTTGAGGTTTAGAGCCGATGTCCGAGAAAGGCCCGTTCTAGTTTGATGAAGATGAGGATTAAATAAAGGcacgtaaaataaaaaaaactattaatacatgattaattgagttttaattatcacTAACTTACAATTGACTTATttgatgattaattgagttttaattatcacTAACTTACAATTGacttatttgatattttagagcaacttctatatattttttcacgaaacacatcgtttagtagttcgaAAAACATACTAACAAAGGTAGAAACTAcccccttcgtcccaaaaaaaacaacataGGATAAGATGTGAGCTCTATATTCATTATCCTAGGATAAGTCACATCCtatttgtacttttttttacaaagggAGTATATCTTATCCAGAAAAATACAGGACCGCAGCGCTACAGCCTGACATCCTGAACAAGGCCATTATCTATTAACTtctgtcgacgagtgatactcgcgGACCGGATGAATAAAATATTGGGGTATGTTGGAGCAGAGGTCTACATAGTATAACATCAAAacagacaaaagacaaggattatactggtttaggccccttatcaggtaatagccctagtccagtttatatggattgatgatgatgagaacatATTACAAAGAGAGTAACCAAAACAGACAATACCGACAAAATCGTAGTCGAGGGATTCGACGAGATCTTCCAACGAGGTGGCTCCATgtactccggcttcgtaaacttCGGTGGGTGTGTAGGTGATGAGATGCGATCCCCTTTGCCTCTCCCGGGGGTCCTTTTTACACAGTGGAATGCCTTGACCCCTAAGTAAGATTTAGGGATATGTAAACTAGCACGATATAACCAGAGATTTTATCCCCTCTGAGTAGGACTCCGGCAATTTCTTAACCCAtaaagatattttccataatttgaGATAAATTTCTAATGGCGTATACGGAAACGATCCGTACACGtgaaggtataccttatcggtatatttcataagtcgtaggatggagggtatgccttatccgtaaccctgacagctTCTGACTATTTTCACCGTGGTTTCGACAAACCTACCATGGATCACAGCAGCCACAAGACCACAATTCGACCATCGATCACCCGAACCGAATTATTCCTTCCGTCTCAGAATGTAAGAACTTAGTACCGAATGAGACACATCTTAATATTGTGAAGAACATTAAAATTTCACTCGAAATCTTAGCCATAATTAAGCTGGCCATATTTTCCTTGCATCTATTCATGTCCTTTTGGACCATGCAATGTATATAGATGTACCTGCACGCCCGTCAGAAAATCCGACAAGCATCTAAAATTAATAGGTGCATCAGGGAGTGTTTTGTACTAGCGCACATCATTATTCACAAATCACGATCGCGATCACTAGTGTCGCAAATTGGTCCAGTACGGTCGCAGGCTCACGTGTGCAGTCGAGTTCTTTGCCTGGAATTGAAGAACCAAAAAGTTGATTGCCAAAATacgttggaaaaaaaaaaagatccgtTTTGGACCGGGGTTTTGAACCCGACATGAATCGAACACGCAACCTTCTGATCTGGAGTCAGACGCGCTACCATTGCGCCACGGATCCCACTTGTTCATGATGATTATAGTCACAATCAAAAGTGTTTCCTTCCTAAATAAACAAAACAGCCTGCTAATTACCATGAATTTTCATGTTTTGGGGGATCATTTGGGACATAGAAGCACTTGAACTTTCAGTTCTGATCCGTGTCAAGTTATAAACGACTTTTACCGTTCAGAGATTCAACTACCGTGAAAATAGTCGGAAGCTAGTGCTCTGGCTCAAGACGGACCTCGGCTCAATTGAGTATCTCATCTCTGAATAGCACATTACTATTTCCACATAGCAGCGACTGTTAGCCATtagcaacaacaacaatcaaTGCAGTGAAACAATAATTTTTGCCAAGTGTCCAATTTCCACTCTGAGGGAAGCTGTGAAAACATCACATTCAAGGATAAATATCAGTAGGTTATTTGTGAAAGAAACTAGAAGTTCCAGCACTGCAATAAATTGCAGCTAACTAACAGAAAGAAGACCTCTTCATTCAGGGACTCAAACTAAAACAGCATAGTATCCCTTGATGTCCAACACCCAATTCTCTTCTCAAACTAAGAGTAGTTAGAAGCACTAAAAGACTACTTTAGACACCTTAGTATCCCTTGATGTCCAACACCCAATTCTCTTCTCCAAACTCTTGTTTTGTGGTGCGACTTGTGCCTGATAGTGTTACACAGAAATATTTTCCTAAATCTGTATGGAACAGCTCCAGATAAGGGTTTGGATCAAAACTCTACGATAAAGGGTTTGCTTTCACATTTCATAAAGTTAATTTTCCAGTAGAACACTGAATTAACCTCAAGTAAGAGGAAATAAGTTCATGAAAAATGGCAATGGAATTTGATTGCTGAATGCTCAACAATCCAATGTTGCATGGCATAAATAGAGGGAAACAGTGACAGAGTAACAACAGACTGACAAGATTTGTGCAAGAAGAAGGGATACTTCAGTTCACCTCATTGCAATTAATCTAACTAATGCATCTAATTAAGTATTCAATCATTGATTGGCATGTGACATTCTTGAAGAGACTTTGCGAAATTTCTGTTCGGCTTGTGTATAGCAAAGGTTAATTTCCATAAACATAATTAGTTCCTAAAGAGAATAAATGAAGGGAACAGCTAACCTATGAATTGTTCCCGGTTGCTGGTACACTGCTAGAAGAAGCATCGGAACATCCTCTTCACCTTTGTGTTCTTCAAGAACTGCTTCAACTGGAGCATTTCAAGTCCAGCAGATGCAGAAGCATAGGTTGATAGCCAGGCCCAGAAACTCTTGCCATAAGGGCGCACATAAGATTATAAAAGAACACCTAATAACGTAAAGAATAAGTAAACTACTTTTCAAGGTCTAATACATCCAACCATCCTGACACCCAAGGGACGCACATACACCAATTCGATGATTTACAAAAGAAGAAATTAAAACaaacttgaaagttgaaacagaTGAAAAAGGAAGCTGTTAACATGTAGCAATTTCTTTGTTTCAACTTTAATGTCTGAACCAGATAAAGCAGAATCTTTGACCACAGAGCAGGCAGGAACCAAATAGTGAGTTCTGTTAGGCATTACAGTCTTACATAACACCAGAAGCACCCCCGAAAAACTAACTATTTGAACGATCAACAAAATAGGCTGTGGCTGAAAATCCATGAACCATGTATAACCTATTGATTGGTGCTGCTCTCAAGCCTACCTTATGATGGTTTAGAAGCTcgtaaagaaagaaaaatgaaagaATCCATGTTATCAATAATTTCTAAAAGACACTAATTTGGGCTGTTTACTCAGGTCAATCACTACTGTCAATATTGGATTTGTCAACAGCAATCTCTGCCAGCCATTTAGCAACAATAAAAATCAATAGGACAGCACATTCATTTGTCATCAGATATCCAAGAGGAAATTGTAGACATCCCTCCTTCAAGGATAAATTCAGAGTAATACGTGAGGGAAACTGGAAGTTTCTTACAAAATTGCAGCACACTGTCAAAAATATGGCACACACATAGATCACGAAAGTTAAAACACCATAGCAGATGGTTGGTGTTACTGGCTAGCATCTTAGAAACTGTACTGTAGTAAATGAACTGATGTACAACACCCAATTGTCTTCTCCAGATCTACAGTTTTGTGGTCGTGTTCTCGTGTATTTGTGTGGTACAAAGTAATCTATTCTCAGATCTATTTGGAATAGctcaaaacaagattttaggaTCAGAACTCTACATTAAGAAAAcgagtttcaactttcaagcaTATGTTATATTTAGTTTCCTGGAAGAACCAAATCAAATTTACCTCAGATAACGATGGAATAAATGCAACAGAAATAACAAGGGAATTTGATCCCTAAATATTCAACACACTGTTACTGAACCATATACTGTAAATCCAAGCAACAGTGACAAAAGTCTATAGCAATTCGATCGACTTAGTGCTACAAAATATGTCAGCTCAATCCATTAAGATTCATCTAATCCATTTAATAGAAAGTTCAGTCTTTGAATGGCATAGTGACACCATTAATCAAGACCAAATCTTAGTTTGGCTTGTTGAGAGCAAAGCCCAATTTCATTTGGCTCCTGAAGTGAATGAATCAAAGTGATAAACTAACCTTAAAATTGTCCCAACTTGCTGGTATTACTAGAAGAAACATCAGCACTTTGTCTTACGCTTTGAGAGCAGCTTCAACTGGTGCACTCCACATCCAGTACAGCTAGAAGCATATGCATCACCAAGGCCTGGAACACTCTCCACATATGGTTGCACGAATTTTTCCATGAAATCATCGTTGCTAATCACAGAGATATTATAGAAGTCATAATTGGCCTTGAGCAATCCGTTCCCCTTGAGAACATTGATCAAGCAATGCCGTGGCAACAACCGGCGCTCAATGCTATACATCGTGAGTGCAGGCCTTCGTGCAATGTATGGTATCTCTAGACCAACATCCTCGGTCAAGAACTTCATACCTCGACGCATCCTTTCTTCCTTCATGGCTAGGATGTGTGGCATGCTCCTCACCGCCAATGACAAATCGTCCTGTGACCAACCAAGCTTCTTGAAGAACTCCAACTTCTTGGCGAGCTTCTCCTGTCCGAGGATTCCAAAAATCATGACCGCATTAGTAAACACCCGAGTTCCCTGCTTAGCTCCAAACTCGTTAGCAAGCACCACAGCTTCTTCCAGGTGCTTAGTAGGCCTGCTGATCACCCGCGATGCGAACGCGTATGAGGGCCTATCCGCTATAGATATCCCGCATTCCTTGAGTACGGCGAGGTTGGGCTTGATGACCGCCTCAACGTTGGAGCTAAGGACGCCATAGTTGGTCTTGATAACCTCGAGGCACCTGTCGAAGGAGCCAAACACGGTGAGCAAGAAGGCGAGCCTTGGGGCGAGCGACTTGCAGCGGAAGAGGCTGCGGACCACCGGGATGAGGCGCGCGATCTGGGAGCGGGACAGGCCGAGGTCGGTGAGCTCGGCGACGCGGGTGGCCAGCGTCTTGTCCACCCTGGCGCAGATGAAGAGCGGGTCGTTGACGACCACGGCGGCGATGTCCGGGCGGGAGAGGccgaggccggagaggaaggcgaggacggCATCGGGGTTGGAGGGGGACCTGAGGTGGGAGAGCTTCCCGGAGGCCTTCTTGGCTCGGGCTCTCGTCAGGCCGCAGGAGTCGACGAGGTAGTCCTCGACGGCGAAGGGTTCCGGGGggatgggcgcggcggcggcagcgctggagaggaggcggtggagggggaggggattGGCCGGGGTGGGACACGGTGGATGGAGGAGGCGAGAAAGGAAGCTCCTCCGGAGGTGAATcatggcggcgggcggcgggcggcggcggcgcaaggatTAGCCGGCGGCCGCTTGAAACCGCAGCTTCGCTTCGCTTGTAAGCTCCGGACACCTACTTGTGGGCCTAATTTGGACGAGGACGAGGCCTTCCAGTGGGATCAATTCTCTGCGAGAATGCTTATCCTCGCGCGACCGGCGGGGAGTAAAAATCAGACGCTCACATATCACAGTGAACGAAATATTATTTTTCAACAAATAACCCATATAgtttggaaactctctattaagagaatttgtTCCACCTAGTGTGCTCAGAATATTTTACTATGTATAGATATGTTGCGctaaactgaaacattctttcgctatttgctgaaacattgtttttatataaggtgaaacaatgcccgatttaaacgattgaatattttcgatctacttagtgaaacaattccgatatacttggtgaaacatcgtgcaatatttaaaaataattcaataataagctaaaaaaaatttcatcggaatatatccatgtgtggtcttattttgaagatttaattgcaataaATTTAATGGTACAATCGGATCAttatttggataaataatttaagagaaaaattagtttaaagtGGTTTTCCACGCACGTTAGCACCCGATTTTTGCCAATTTGGATCGGGCGCCCGATTCTAACTCTCCTCCAATCCTCTGAGTTTCTTTTTGAAAAACCAGTTTCATATatccatagttttttttttaacgtcCAAACACTATGATgagaatagagaaaaaaaatacaagactAGCA
The Oryza sativa Japonica Group chromosome 6, ASM3414082v1 DNA segment above includes these coding regions:
- the LOC4340536 gene encoding transcription termination factor MTERF4, chloroplastic yields the protein MIHLRRSFLSRLLHPPCPTPANPLPLHRLLSSAAAAAPIPPEPFAVEDYLVDSCGLTRARAKKASGKLSHLRSPSNPDAVLAFLSGLGLSRPDIAAVVVNDPLFICARVDKTLATRVAELTDLGLSRSQIARLIPVVRSLFRCKSLAPRLAFLLTVFGSFDRCLEVIKTNYGVLSSNVEAVIKPNLAVLKECGISIADRPSYAFASRVISRPTKHLEEAVVLANEFGAKQGTRVFTNAVMIFGILGQEKLAKKLEFFKKLGWSQDDLSLAVRSMPHILAMKEERMRRGMKFLTEDVGLEIPYIARRPALTMYSIERRLLPRHCLINVLKGNGLLKANYDFYNISVISNDDFMEKFVQPYVESVPGLGDAYASSCTGCGVHQLKLLSKRKTKC
- the LOC4340534 gene encoding uncharacterized protein, coding for MENGDKDEKNVAVTEGSTNSEEKDQDEDLLRRTEMLNAKEAINSSNENSGNDSEAQIHVRDDSQKEFNEKMNKEGSSDPMEPTDSSQTEEDILAEDKSEEPVFDGTEVAEMEDLRRSSNQSVELDSDAHGSVLNERATAIKNFVKEKGAIAVSTFIRRLSGKKDENEFSVEDEKNEGSESISSGNIGSDAEPKSKEVQPKSEERTTWNPLNLIKIGRDFDTFMTGEAGHENVPDLIEQPTGKGRIIIYTKLGCEDCKMVRSFMRQKMLKYVEINIDIFPSRKMELENNTGSSTVPKVYFNDLLIGGLTELKKMEESGILDDRTDALFKDEPSSAAPLPPLPGEDDESGSGKIDELATIVRKMRESITLKDRFYKMRRFSSCFLGSEAVDFLSEDQYLERDEAVEFGRKLASKYFYRHVLDEDVFEDGNHLYRFLDNDPIIMSQCYNIPKGIIDVEPKPIVEVASRLRKLSETMFEAYVSEDGKHVDYRSIQGCEEFKRYVRTTEELQRVETHELSREEKLAFFINLYNMMAIHALVTCGHPAGPLDRRKFFGDFKYVIGGCAYSMSAIQNGILRGNQRPPYNLAKPFGQKDQRSKVALPYAEPLVHFALVCGTKSGPALRCYSPGNIDKELVEAARDFLRNVGIVVDPEAKVASVSKILRWYSTDFGKNETEVLKHAANYLEPAESEQFLELLANTQLKVLYQPYDWSLNI